The stretch of DNA GAATCGACCATTTGAGACGCCTTTTTGCGGCTCACCCATTTGCGCGTGCGCTCGGCAGCCTCGGGAAACTCAGCCGCGAGCGACTTCACCTTGAGCGCATAGACCATCGCCACAACGGGCAGACCGGCATCCGCGCCCATGTCCTTGTTGTAAGAAAACATGCCCAAGGGGCGCTGATCGGCGCGGCCCATCACGCCCGCCTCTTCCCAGGCTTCCTGCGCTGCGCTGTCGCCGGGCGTCAGGCCGTCCATGGGCCAGCCCTTGGGGATGATCCACCGCCGCGTTCCGCGCGAGGTGACCAGAAGGATCTGAACCTTGCTGTTCTTGACGCGGTAACACAGCGCCGCGAACTGGGTGCGCACGTCCGCCTTCTTCGCCCGCCCGAATGAAAGCGGGAGTTGTTTGATCATCGGGGCCGTCACTGCCCTGCCCTCCGTAATTAGCTCCACTATAGCTGTCTTTGCCGCAAAACACCAGTTTCTGCGGCGCCCATGGGCATTCTATTTACAGCGCGCCGCCCGAGACGTTCATCCCCCAACGGCGTTTTGGCCTTGAGGCAACCGGCGGCTTGCCCAATAGTTCGGGGCGATGAAAACCCCGAACTGGATCAAGGGCTTGGTGCTGGCCTGCGCCGCAGCGATGGCCGCGCCCGGCGCGCAGGCGGAGCCTTTGCGCGTCTTTGCCGCCGCGTCTTTGCAAGGGCCGCTGGACGCCGTGGCAGCAACTTGGGACGGCCCGGTCGTGATCAGCTATGGCGGCAGCGGCGCAATGGCGCGCCAGATCAGCCAGGGCGCACCCGCTGACGCGGTGATTCTGGCCAATGCAGACTGGTCTGATTGGCTGTTGGATCGCGGCATTGGGACGGCACCCCCGCGGCCCCTGTTGTCGAATGGATTGGTCGTTGTTGGCCCCGCAGGCGCGCTGCCCTTGCCCGATGTCAGCGCCGACGCATTGCTGGCGCGACTGGACGGCGGGCGCCTGGCCATGGGCCAGCATATGTCGGTGCCCGCGGGCATATACGCCCGCGCATGGCTGGGTGAGATCGGCGCGTGGGACACGCTGCAACCCCATCTGGCCGAGACCGAGAACGTGCGCGCGGCCCTCGCCCTCGTGGCGCGGGGCGAGGTGCCGCTGGGCATCGTCTATGCCTCTGACGCCGTCGCGAGTTCTGAGGTGACCGTCCTGTTTGATGTGCCGACGGATGCGCATCCCGCCATCCTGTATCCCGGCTTGGCTTTGACACCCGAGGGGGCCGCCTTTCTCGACCATGTCGCTGCACAGATCGACCGCTTTGTCGCCGCGGGGTTCCGCGCGCCATGATGCTGGACGCTGCCGGATGGACCGCCCTGCGCCTGTCGCTGCTGGTGGGCGTGACGGCGACCCTGCTGGCCCTGCCGCTGGCGATCTGGATCGCCTGGCTGCTGGCGCGCCGCGACTTCTGGGGCAAGGGTGTGCTGAACGCGCTCGTCCACCTGCCCCTTGTGTTGCCGCCCGTCGTCACCGGCTATCTGTTGCTGTTGTCCTTTGGCCGCAACGGCCCCGCCGGTCGCTTTCTGGAGGAAACGTTCGGCCTTGTCCTCGCCTTTCGCTGGACCGGTGCGGCGCTGGCGGCGGGCGTCATGGGCTTTCCCCTGATGGTCCGCGCCATTCGTCTGGCCATCGAGGCTGTGGACCCCAGGATCGAGGACGCCGCCCGCACCCTCGGCGCGCCCGGCTGGGCCGTCTTCGGCTCGATCACCCTGCCCCTCATCCTGCCCGGTGTGCTGGCAGGCGCCGTCATGGGCTTTGCCAAGGCCATCGGAGAGTTCGGCGCGACCATCACATTTGTCGCCAACATCCCCGGTGAGACGCAAACCCTGCCCTCGGCCATCTATGCGCTGTTGCAGGTGCCGGGAGGCGAGGACGCCGCCATTCGCCTGGTCATCTGGGCGTGCATCATCGCGCTGGGGGCCGTTGCCCTGTCGGAATGGTTGGCCCGCCGGGTTGCCGCAAGGATCGCGGGCGCATGACACTGTCTGTTGCCCTGCGCCACCGGTTCGGTGGTTTCGACCTGGATGTCGCGTTTGAGGCCGGGCCCGGTGTGACCGCCCTGTTCGGTCGGTCGGGGGCAGGCAAGACCACCATCGTGAATGCGGTGGCGGGGTTGTTGCGGCCCGATCATGCGCAGATCACCTTGGATGGGGATCGTTTCGATACCCTGCCCGTCCACCGCCGCCGCGTCGGCTATGTGTTTCAGGACGCGCGGCTGTTTCCGCATATGACCGTCGCCGACAATCTGGATTATGCCAGCCGCTATGGCGCGCGCGCGCGCGACCGCCCCCGGATCATCGAGATGTTGGGGATTGGCGCGTTGCTCGACCG from Tateyamaria omphalii encodes:
- a CDS encoding NUDIX hydrolase; translated protein: MIKQLPLSFGRAKKADVRTQFAALCYRVKNSKVQILLVTSRGTRRWIIPKGWPMDGLTPGDSAAQEAWEEAGVMGRADQRPLGMFSYNKDMGADAGLPVVAMVYALKVKSLAAEFPEAAERTRKWVSRKKASQMVDSPELARILRDFDPRFLA
- the modB gene encoding molybdate ABC transporter permease subunit translates to MMLDAAGWTALRLSLLVGVTATLLALPLAIWIAWLLARRDFWGKGVLNALVHLPLVLPPVVTGYLLLLSFGRNGPAGRFLEETFGLVLAFRWTGAALAAGVMGFPLMVRAIRLAIEAVDPRIEDAARTLGAPGWAVFGSITLPLILPGVLAGAVMGFAKAIGEFGATITFVANIPGETQTLPSAIYALLQVPGGEDAAIRLVIWACIIALGAVALSEWLARRVAARIAGA
- the modA gene encoding molybdate ABC transporter substrate-binding protein, whose product is MKTPNWIKGLVLACAAAMAAPGAQAEPLRVFAAASLQGPLDAVAATWDGPVVISYGGSGAMARQISQGAPADAVILANADWSDWLLDRGIGTAPPRPLLSNGLVVVGPAGALPLPDVSADALLARLDGGRLAMGQHMSVPAGIYARAWLGEIGAWDTLQPHLAETENVRAALALVARGEVPLGIVYASDAVASSEVTVLFDVPTDAHPAILYPGLALTPEGAAFLDHVAAQIDRFVAAGFRAP